CCGACGGACAGTGTGCATATCATTCACACCTGCCGCCGGTTTTTATTCACTATATTTCACTCACATCGATATCGGGATCTCAGAATGCTGATCTCCTGTGCATAACCGTCCAGCTCATTTGGCGTCTCCAGATAGAACGGCAGCCCACGCAGTGCGGGGTGGTTGATCAGCTTTTCAAACGCCTCCAGTCCGATGCTGCCCTCTCCGATTTTCTCATGGCGGTCTTTGTGGCTGCCAATCGGATTCATGCTGTCATTCAGATGAATCGCCTTCAGCCGGGTAAGTCCGACCACCCGGTCAAATTCCCCGATCACGTCATCCAGATGACCGACAATATCGTAACCCGCATCATATACGTGACACGTATCCATACAGACGCCCATCTTCTCACTGCAGTCCACACCGTCTAAAATCGCACGGATCTCCTCGAAACGTCCTCCGATCTCTGTCCCTTTACCGGCCATTGTCTCCAGCAGCACAGTTGTCGACTGATCGTGTCTGAGCAGCTCATTCAGCTGAGATACAATCTGTTCTATTCCTCTGTCCGCCCCCTGTCCGGTATGGCTGCCCGGATGAAAATTATAATAATTCCCCGGCAGATGTTCCATTCTGCGCAGATCGTCTTCCATGGTCATCTTTGCAAATTCCCTGGTCTTTTCTTCCTTGGAGCAAGGGTTCAGGGTATACGGCGCATGCGCGAGGACCGTGTTTATTCTGGCGCCTTTCGCATAGGCCAAAAACGCTGCCACATCCTGAAGATCCAGTTCTTTTGCTCTGCTCCCCCTGGGATTCCTGGTAAAAAACTGAAACGTATTGGCACCGATCCTGACTGCCTCACGCCCCATATGCAGAAAACCTTTTGCGGAGGATAAGTGACTTCCTATCATTAACATACGTTACTCCTTCTGTGCCAGATTGATTTTATGGTACGGTATCCTAAGCTGGTCAAGCAGACGTTCTTCTCTCCCATGACAGGTAAACAGCAGGACCTGGTGCTCACATCCTGAGAGCCATTGCAGTGTCTCTCCCAGGCGCCTGTCATCATACATGACAAATACCTCATCCAGCATAAGCGGAAGCTTTTCTTCACGGCATACCACTTCGCTCACTGCCATACGAAATGCAAAGTAAATCTGCTCCAGCGTACCCCTGCTCAGCTGTTCCGGAGATACATATGCCTCCTTCGTACAGATCCCCATCTGCATATCATCTGAAAAGTGGATGGATGCATATTTTCCCTGGGTGATTCCGGACAGTATTGCGGCCGTTTTTCTCTGCAGTTCCTCACCCAGCCAGTTCTTTTTTCCGGCAGACAGCCTGTTGATAACCTCCATCGCCAGATCGACAGCATCGAGATCTTCCTGCAGCGTATTTTCATCTGTCATGGTCTGCGCCAGCTCCTGAAATTCATTTTTCAGGTTCTCGTATTCCGTACTTCGCTCCGCACACTGCTGATTTAGCCTGTCGATCTCCCACCTCAGCCTGTCTGCCTCCTCCTTCTGCCTGTAAGTTTCGCCAAGCTGTCTCTCTTTCTCCTTCATCTGCACCTGTCTCTGCCGGTTATATTTCACCACGATCAATGCTCCCGCCAGCAGCGCACAGCAGAAAGACACAATCTGAATAACAGTCTGCGCGCGAAATAGAATCCCGGCCAGTACCAGAATCAGCGCCAGTCCCCCTAATGCCCAGAATCCTTTCAGGCCTTTTTCCGCAGGTGTT
The Ruminococcus gauvreauii genome window above contains:
- a CDS encoding deoxyribonuclease IV, which produces MLMIGSHLSSAKGFLHMGREAVRIGANTFQFFTRNPRGSRAKELDLQDVAAFLAYAKGARINTVLAHAPYTLNPCSKEEKTREFAKMTMEDDLRRMEHLPGNYYNFHPGSHTGQGADRGIEQIVSQLNELLRHDQSTTVLLETMAGKGTEIGGRFEEIRAILDGVDCSEKMGVCMDTCHVYDAGYDIVGHLDDVIGEFDRVVGLTRLKAIHLNDSMNPIGSHKDRHEKIGEGSIGLEAFEKLINHPALRGLPFYLETPNELDGYAQEISILRSRYRCE
- a CDS encoding ATP-binding protein; this encodes MNIRELEIKNFGKFHDRRVRLKPGINLIYGPNESGKTTLHTFIKSMLYGMRRQRGRAAGKDVYSRYEPWENSTYYAGTLRFESGGKIFCIRRSFHKNSLQEELICETDGEKLSIPQGDLKMLLGNVSEAMFDNTVCIGQLKSRTDEGLPGELRNYMVNYQESSVPTLDVEEALYHLKLDRKEYERQMREERQELQMKQKELKGRMGYVEKELTDAALQLEVQKKQLKEISCDNGKEPKTPAEKGLKGFWALGGLALILVLAGILFRAQTVIQIVSFCCALLAGALIVVKYNRQRQVQMKEKERQLGETYRQKEEADRLRWEIDRLNQQCAERSTEYENLKNEFQELAQTMTDENTLQEDLDAVDLAMEVINRLSAGKKNWLGEELQRKTAAILSGITQGKYASIHFSDDMQMGICTKEAYVSPEQLSRGTLEQIYFAFRMAVSEVVCREEKLPLMLDEVFVMYDDRRLGETLQWLSGCEHQVLLFTCHGREERLLDQLRIPYHKINLAQKE